A single window of Aphidius gifuensis isolate YNYX2018 linkage group LG1, ASM1490517v1, whole genome shotgun sequence DNA harbors:
- the LOC122860790 gene encoding mitochondrial chaperone BCS1 isoform X1: protein MTILDYAQTLSDNPYFGAGFGLFGLGLGAALLRRSTQVGMMLFKRHCMITLEVPCKDKSYQWLLQWITHKGAKKTQHLSVETSFEMRETGHVKTKYDFIPSIGTHFFRYKGNWIKVERTREQQTLDLSQGIPWETVQLTAFGSDRSIYFDILEEARQMALKEHEGKTIMYTAMGSEWRPFGHPKKKRPIDSVVLDEGVGDKILKDCREFINNPGWYSDRGIPYRRGYLLYGPPGCGKSSYITALAGELERGICVLNLSERGLTDDRLNHLLAVAPQQTIILLEDVDAAFSSREETKEMKAAYDGLNRVTFSGLLNCLDGVASSEARILFMTTNYLERLDPALVRPGRVDLKEYIGYCNNKQIEKMFLRFYRDQDDTTRQNLAKQFAIDVISHGKNVSPAQIQGYFMFYKNNPEQVINNVSQIWQVETTSQKKT from the exons atgacaatattaGATTATGCACAGACATTGTCTGACAATCCTTATTTTGGAGCTGGTTTTGGATTATTTGGTCTAGGTCTTGGTGCTGCATTGTTAAGAAGAAGTACTCAAGTTGGAATGATGTTGTTCAA acGTCATTGTATGATAACTCTAGAAGTACCATGTAAAGATAAAAGTTATCAATGGTTATTACAATGGATAACACATAAAGGTGCTAAAAAAACTCAACACTTATCTGTTGAAACAAGTTTTGAAATGAGAGAAACAGGACATGTCAAGacaaaatatgattttattcCAAGTATTGGAACTCATTTCTTcag aTACAAAGGTAATTGGATAAAAGTTGAAAGAACAAGAGAACAACAAACCTTGGATTTATCACAGGGTATACCTTGGGAAACTGTTCAATTAACAGCATTTGGTAGTGATagatcaatttattttgatattcttGAAGAAG caAGACAAATGGCACTTAAAGAACATGAGGGAAAAACAATAATGTACACAGCAATGGGAAGTGAATGGCGACCATTTGGtcatcctaaaaaaaaaagaccaatTGATTCAGTTGTACTTGATGAAGGTGTtggtgataaaatattaaaagattgtcgtgaatttataaataatcctGGATGGTACAGTGATCGag gAATTCCATATAGACGTGGATATTTACTTTATGGACCACCTGGATGTGGTAAATCATCATATATAACAGCACTCGCTGGTGAACTTGAACGTGGTATTTGTGTACTTAATTTATCTGAAAGAGGTTTAACTGATGATAGATTAAATCATTTACTTGCTGTTGCACCAcaacaaacaataattttacttgaagATGTTGATGCAGCATTTAGCAGTCGTGAAGAAACCAAAGaaa tgaaAGCTGCATATGATGGATTAAATAGAGTTACATTTAgtggtttattaaattgtcttgATGGTGTTGCATCATCAGAAGCacgtatattatttatgacaacaaattatttagaaaGATTAGATCCAGCACTTGTTAGACCAGGACGAGTTGATTTAAAAGAATACATTggttattgtaataataaacaaattgaaaaaatgtttttacgaTTTTATCGTGATCAAGATGATACAACACGTCAAAATTTAGCTAAACAATTTGCAATTGATGTTATTAGCCATGGTAAAAATGTTAGTCCAGCACAAATACAAggatattttatgttttataaaaataatccagaaCAAGTTATCAATAATGTATCACAAATATGGCAAGTTGAAACaacatcacaaaaaaaaacataa
- the LOC122860786 gene encoding WD repeat-containing protein 48 homolog isoform X1: MGKKRGVHETTPELRNRMVGMYEAGLGLRDIAAAVNCSQRTVKRWLNRFDREGTVETRERCGRKRATTSEQDEAIIQLATQTPITAAKTVLPALGLSCSVDTVRERLHKAGIHNWSPSKKHIQRIPIGDADSKTIQKSVWRPTGTQLGKKKFKKINDKLNKLNKQTVKKKKKIILIKNKKTIQNEKANEDVNNETNERATSIQTQLPYENYNITIVDDSERSIIQNNNQIQYSNTLELAESSIPLYENHSQINTSQNWPLDLVQSSNNNNDYANNQQTCDSSVPQLHELYPASRNQVDDVHNQHVHQQIQEHQQPIDNTNQNSNSSRDNRRELKDNNELTDEDNDEEDCDDDDDDEQEKASSNNKKINSKKKGGKAKGTLETSIEIRNRMIGMSEAGLSTLSIALAINRSERTVKRWLERWKKEGNVQTKERKGRKRITTKEQDDAIIQMATDNPLTAAKLVAPALGLSCSVDTIRERLHKAGIHSWKLGKKQGEGNAVHTVHLWQPSGNRSSKTKQIIEKKKKIAKKKNEITSKILSSTSTTKKYTSKKKNITSLANDTSTVPCDENIIQFNNSETVANYSEDVNLQQRVDIPVATGLVISSIPPSIPIMIPRSDCRMTTTVPSANLISSQPTSTIAYSSCMISNTGGTHQNNIDHHQTDQLNYEPYMWNYQMEFSNV; this comes from the exons atgggtAAAAAAAGAGGTGTACATGAGACAACACCAGAATTGCGAAATCGAATGGTTGGAATGTATGAAGCTGGTCTTGGTCTTCGTGATATTGCTGCAGCAGTAAATTGTTCA CAAAGAACAGTAAAACGTTGGCTAAATCGTTTTGATAGAGAAGGAACAGTTGAAACAAGAGAAAGATGTGGTAGAAAACGTGCAACAACAAGTGAACAAGATGAAGCAATAATACAACTTGCAACACAAACACCAATAACAGCAGCTAAAACAGTATTACCAGCACTTGGTTTATCATGTTCAGTTGATACTGTACGTGAAAGATTACATAAAGCTGGTATACATAATTGGAGTCcatcaaaaaaacatatacaaaGAATTCCAATtgg tgATGCTGATAGTAAAACAATTCAAAAATCAGTATGGCGTCCAACTGGTACAcaacttggtaaaaaaaaatttaaaaaaataaatgataaattaaataaattaaataaacaaacagttaaaaagaaaaagaaaattatacttatcaaaaataaaaaaactatacaaaatgaaaaagctAATGAAGATgttaataatgaaacaaatgaAAGAGCCACATCAATACAAACACAGTTAccatatgaaaattataatataacaattgttgatgattcagAAAGatcaataatacaaaataataatcaaatacaaTATAGTAATACATTAGAATTAGCTGAATCATCAATACCATTGTATGAAAATCATTCACAAATAAATACATCACAAAATTGGCCACTTGATTTAGTTCAaagttcaaataataataatgattatgcaaataatcaacaaacatGTGATTCATCAGTGCCACAACTTCATGAACTTTATCCAGCTTCAAGAAATCAAGTTGATGATGTTCATAATCAACATGTGCATCAGCAAATTCAAGAGCATCAACAACcaattgataatacaaatcaaaattcaaattcatCTAGGGATAATAGAAGAGAATTAAAGGATAATAATGAATTGACTGATGAAgataatgatgaagaagattgtgatgatgatgatgatgatgaacaagAGAAAGCtagttcaaataataaaaaaataaatagtaaaaaaaaaggtggtaAAGCAAAAGGTACACTTGAGACATCAATTGAAATAAGAAATCGTATGATTGGTATGTCAGAAGCTGgattatcaacattatcaataGCACTTGCAATAAATAGATCTGAAAGAACAGTTAAAAGATGGCTTGAACGTTGGAAAAAAGAGGGTAATGTACAAACTAAGGAGAGAAAAGGTAGAAAAAGAATAACAACTAAAGAACAAGATGATGCTATTATACAAATGGCAACTGATAATCCATTAACTGCTGCTAAACTTGTTGCACCAGCACTTGGATTAAGTTGTAGTGTTGATACTATTAGAGAAAGACTTCATAAAGCTGGTATTCATAGTTggaaacttggaaaaaaacaagg agaaGGTAATGCTGTTCATACGGTACACCTTTGGCAACCCAGTGGAAATCGTTCaagtaaaacaaaacaaattattgaaaaaaagaaaaaaattgctaaaaaaaaaaatgaaattacaagtaaaattttatcatcaacaagtactaccaaaaaatatacgtcaaagaaaaaaaatataacgagTTTAGCTAATGATACATCAACAGTACCatgtgatgaaaatattattcaatttaataattctgaaactg taGCAAATTATTCTGAAGATGTAAATTTACAACAACGTGTTGATATACCAGTTGCAACTGGTTTAGTTATTTCATCAATACCACCATCAATACCAATAATGATACCAAGATCAGATTGTCGAATGACAACAACAGTACCATCTGctaatttaatatcatcacAGCCAACATCAACAATTGCTTATTCATCTTGCATGATTAGCAACACTGGTGGTACTCATCAAAATAACATTGATCATCATCAAACAGATCAACTTAATTATGAACCATACATGTGGAATTATCAAATGGAATTTTCCAATGTTTAa
- the LOC122860789 gene encoding uncharacterized protein LOC122860789 isoform X2, with protein sequence MAYTKNNLLDPIHENCKRFIISYLGDEITVGPSDTTSGSPNEMTNPVRKSNQELANHGPQRFMISYLGRKMIVGPSDETSGSSNEIKQFNKIPSGETQERLENAGVSRNKNQVDKIPSGEAQKRLGNAGVSRKKNQLDKIPSGEAQERLENAGVSRNKNQVDKIPSGEAQKRLENAGVSRNKNQVDKIPSGEAQKRLENAGVSRNKNQLDKIPSGEAQKRLENAGVSRNKNQVDKIPSGEAQKRLENAGVSRNKNQVDKIPSGEAQERLENAGVSQNINQLDKIPSGEAQKRLENAGVSRNKNQVDKIPSGEAQKRLGNAGVSRKKNQLDKIPSGEAQERLEMKNPMEICSMEQSQQLVDEARSAINSEQPCNTNLQDLDKLLSSIDKDNPEDIVKNMKEIYGARSSKLEEVSAAAAPDLGSDANQKFVTFVPLEPLFDELNDNQVKIPWSE encoded by the exons atggcatacacaaaaaataatctgttgg atccaattcatgaaaattgtaaaagaTTTATCATATCATATTTGGGTGATGAAATAACAGTTGGACCTTCTGATACAACAAGTGGTTCCCCAAATGAGATGACAAACCCAGTTAGAAAATCAAATCAAGAACTTGCTAATCATGGACCCCAAAGATTCATGATATCATATTTGGGTCGTAAAATGATAGTTGGACCTTCTGATGAAACGAGTGGTTCCTCGAATgagataaaacaatttaataaaatacctTCTGGTGAAACTCAAGAAAGACTTGAAAATGCTGGTGTATCACGAAACAAAAATCAAGTGGATAAAATACCTTCTGGTGAAGCTCAAAAAAGACTTGGTAATGCTGGTGtatcacgaaaaaaaaatcaattggataaaataccttCTGGTGAAGCTCAAGAAAGACTTGAAAATGCTGGTGTATCACGAAACAAAAATCAAGTGGATAAAATACCTTCTGGTGAAGCTCAAAAAAGACTTGAAAATGCTGGTGTATCACGAAACAAAAATCAAGTGGATAAAATACCTTCTGGTGAAGCTCAAAAAAGACTTGAAAATGCTGGTGTATCACGaaacaaaaatcaattggataaaataccttCTGGTGAAGCTCAAAAAAGACTTGAAAATGCTGGTGTATCACGAAACAAAAATCAAGTGGATAAAATACCTTCTGGTGAAGCTCAAAAAAGACTTGAAAATGCTGGTGTATCACGAAACAAAAATCAAGTGGATAAAATACCTTCTGGTGAAGCTCAAGAAAGACTTGAAAATGCTGGTGTATCACAAAACATAAAtcaattggataaaataccttCTGGTGAAGCTCAAAAAAGACTTGAAAATGCTGGTGTATCACGAAACAAAAATCAAGTGGATAAAATACCTTCTGGTGAAGCTCAAAAAAGACTTGGTAATGCTGGTGtatcacgaaaaaaaaatcaattggataaaataccttCTGGTGAAGCTCAAGAAAgacttgaaatgaaaaatccaATGGAAATCTGTTCAATGGAACAAAGTCAACAACTTGTTGATGAAGCTCGTTCAGCAATTAACTCAGAGCAACCATGTAACACAAACTTGCAAGATTTAGATAAGCTTTTGTCTTCTATTGATAAAGACAATCCCGAAGATATTGTTAAAAACATGAAGGAGATATATGGTGCAAGAAGCAGTAAGCTGGAAGAGGTATCAGCCGCAGCAGCTCCTGATTTAGGCTCAGATGCCAATCAAAAATTTGTCACTTTTGTTCCATTGGAGCCCttgtttgatgaattaaaCGATAACCAAGTTAAAATTCCTTGGAGTGAATAA
- the LOC122860786 gene encoding WD repeat-containing protein 48 homolog isoform X2: MGKKRGVHETTPELRNRMVGMYEAGLGLRDIAAAVNCSQRTVKRWLNRFDREGTVETRERCGRKRATTSEQDEAIIQLATQTPITAAKTVLPALGLSCSVDTVRERLHKAGIHNWSPSKKHIQRIPIGDADSKTIQKSVWRPTGTQLGKKKFKKINDKLNKLNKQTVKKKKKIILIKNKKTIQNEKANEDVNNETNERATSIQTQLPYENYNITIVDDSERSIIQNNNQIQYSNTLELAESSIPLYENHSQINTSQNWPLDLVQSSNNNNDYANNQQTCDSSVPQLHELYPASRNQVDDVHNQHVHQQIQEHQQPIDNTNQNSNSSRDNRRELKDNNELTDEDNDEEDCDDDDDDEQEKASSNNKKINSKKKGGKAKGTLETSIEIRNRMIGMSEAGLSTLSIALAINRSERTVKRWLERWKKEGNVQTKERKGRKRITTKEQDDAIIQMATDNPLTAAKLVAPALGLSCSVDTIRERLHKAGIHSWKLGKKQGEGNAVHTVHLWQPSGNRSSKTKQIIEKKKKIAKKKNEITSKILSSTSTTKKYTSKKKNITSLANDTSTVPCDENIIQFNNSETANYSEDVNLQQRVDIPVATGLVISSIPPSIPIMIPRSDCRMTTTVPSANLISSQPTSTIAYSSCMISNTGGTHQNNIDHHQTDQLNYEPYMWNYQMEFSNV, translated from the exons atgggtAAAAAAAGAGGTGTACATGAGACAACACCAGAATTGCGAAATCGAATGGTTGGAATGTATGAAGCTGGTCTTGGTCTTCGTGATATTGCTGCAGCAGTAAATTGTTCA CAAAGAACAGTAAAACGTTGGCTAAATCGTTTTGATAGAGAAGGAACAGTTGAAACAAGAGAAAGATGTGGTAGAAAACGTGCAACAACAAGTGAACAAGATGAAGCAATAATACAACTTGCAACACAAACACCAATAACAGCAGCTAAAACAGTATTACCAGCACTTGGTTTATCATGTTCAGTTGATACTGTACGTGAAAGATTACATAAAGCTGGTATACATAATTGGAGTCcatcaaaaaaacatatacaaaGAATTCCAATtgg tgATGCTGATAGTAAAACAATTCAAAAATCAGTATGGCGTCCAACTGGTACAcaacttggtaaaaaaaaatttaaaaaaataaatgataaattaaataaattaaataaacaaacagttaaaaagaaaaagaaaattatacttatcaaaaataaaaaaactatacaaaatgaaaaagctAATGAAGATgttaataatgaaacaaatgaAAGAGCCACATCAATACAAACACAGTTAccatatgaaaattataatataacaattgttgatgattcagAAAGatcaataatacaaaataataatcaaatacaaTATAGTAATACATTAGAATTAGCTGAATCATCAATACCATTGTATGAAAATCATTCACAAATAAATACATCACAAAATTGGCCACTTGATTTAGTTCAaagttcaaataataataatgattatgcaaataatcaacaaacatGTGATTCATCAGTGCCACAACTTCATGAACTTTATCCAGCTTCAAGAAATCAAGTTGATGATGTTCATAATCAACATGTGCATCAGCAAATTCAAGAGCATCAACAACcaattgataatacaaatcaaaattcaaattcatCTAGGGATAATAGAAGAGAATTAAAGGATAATAATGAATTGACTGATGAAgataatgatgaagaagattgtgatgatgatgatgatgatgaacaagAGAAAGCtagttcaaataataaaaaaataaatagtaaaaaaaaaggtggtaAAGCAAAAGGTACACTTGAGACATCAATTGAAATAAGAAATCGTATGATTGGTATGTCAGAAGCTGgattatcaacattatcaataGCACTTGCAATAAATAGATCTGAAAGAACAGTTAAAAGATGGCTTGAACGTTGGAAAAAAGAGGGTAATGTACAAACTAAGGAGAGAAAAGGTAGAAAAAGAATAACAACTAAAGAACAAGATGATGCTATTATACAAATGGCAACTGATAATCCATTAACTGCTGCTAAACTTGTTGCACCAGCACTTGGATTAAGTTGTAGTGTTGATACTATTAGAGAAAGACTTCATAAAGCTGGTATTCATAGTTggaaacttggaaaaaaacaagg agaaGGTAATGCTGTTCATACGGTACACCTTTGGCAACCCAGTGGAAATCGTTCaagtaaaacaaaacaaattattgaaaaaaagaaaaaaattgctaaaaaaaaaaatgaaattacaagtaaaattttatcatcaacaagtactaccaaaaaatatacgtcaaagaaaaaaaatataacgagTTTAGCTAATGATACATCAACAGTACCatgtgatgaaaatattattcaatttaataattctgaaactg CAAATTATTCTGAAGATGTAAATTTACAACAACGTGTTGATATACCAGTTGCAACTGGTTTAGTTATTTCATCAATACCACCATCAATACCAATAATGATACCAAGATCAGATTGTCGAATGACAACAACAGTACCATCTGctaatttaatatcatcacAGCCAACATCAACAATTGCTTATTCATCTTGCATGATTAGCAACACTGGTGGTACTCATCAAAATAACATTGATCATCATCAAACAGATCAACTTAATTATGAACCATACATGTGGAATTATCAAATGGAATTTTCCAATGTTTAa
- the LOC122860789 gene encoding uncharacterized protein LOC122860789 isoform X1 has product MKLVKYVLIVQQLVANIGINKNPIHENCKRFIISYLGDEITVGPSDTTSGSPNEMTNPVRKSNQELANHGPQRFMISYLGRKMIVGPSDETSGSSNEIKQFNKIPSGETQERLENAGVSRNKNQVDKIPSGEAQKRLGNAGVSRKKNQLDKIPSGEAQERLENAGVSRNKNQVDKIPSGEAQKRLENAGVSRNKNQVDKIPSGEAQKRLENAGVSRNKNQLDKIPSGEAQKRLENAGVSRNKNQVDKIPSGEAQKRLENAGVSRNKNQVDKIPSGEAQERLENAGVSQNINQLDKIPSGEAQKRLENAGVSRNKNQVDKIPSGEAQKRLGNAGVSRKKNQLDKIPSGEAQERLEMKNPMEICSMEQSQQLVDEARSAINSEQPCNTNLQDLDKLLSSIDKDNPEDIVKNMKEIYGARSSKLEEVSAAAAPDLGSDANQKFVTFVPLEPLFDELNDNQVKIPWSE; this is encoded by the exons ATGAAGTTGGTGAAGTATGTGTTAATAGTACAGCAACTGGTAGCCAACATTGGGATTAACAAAA atccaattcatgaaaattgtaaaagaTTTATCATATCATATTTGGGTGATGAAATAACAGTTGGACCTTCTGATACAACAAGTGGTTCCCCAAATGAGATGACAAACCCAGTTAGAAAATCAAATCAAGAACTTGCTAATCATGGACCCCAAAGATTCATGATATCATATTTGGGTCGTAAAATGATAGTTGGACCTTCTGATGAAACGAGTGGTTCCTCGAATgagataaaacaatttaataaaatacctTCTGGTGAAACTCAAGAAAGACTTGAAAATGCTGGTGTATCACGAAACAAAAATCAAGTGGATAAAATACCTTCTGGTGAAGCTCAAAAAAGACTTGGTAATGCTGGTGtatcacgaaaaaaaaatcaattggataaaataccttCTGGTGAAGCTCAAGAAAGACTTGAAAATGCTGGTGTATCACGAAACAAAAATCAAGTGGATAAAATACCTTCTGGTGAAGCTCAAAAAAGACTTGAAAATGCTGGTGTATCACGAAACAAAAATCAAGTGGATAAAATACCTTCTGGTGAAGCTCAAAAAAGACTTGAAAATGCTGGTGTATCACGaaacaaaaatcaattggataaaataccttCTGGTGAAGCTCAAAAAAGACTTGAAAATGCTGGTGTATCACGAAACAAAAATCAAGTGGATAAAATACCTTCTGGTGAAGCTCAAAAAAGACTTGAAAATGCTGGTGTATCACGAAACAAAAATCAAGTGGATAAAATACCTTCTGGTGAAGCTCAAGAAAGACTTGAAAATGCTGGTGTATCACAAAACATAAAtcaattggataaaataccttCTGGTGAAGCTCAAAAAAGACTTGAAAATGCTGGTGTATCACGAAACAAAAATCAAGTGGATAAAATACCTTCTGGTGAAGCTCAAAAAAGACTTGGTAATGCTGGTGtatcacgaaaaaaaaatcaattggataaaataccttCTGGTGAAGCTCAAGAAAgacttgaaatgaaaaatccaATGGAAATCTGTTCAATGGAACAAAGTCAACAACTTGTTGATGAAGCTCGTTCAGCAATTAACTCAGAGCAACCATGTAACACAAACTTGCAAGATTTAGATAAGCTTTTGTCTTCTATTGATAAAGACAATCCCGAAGATATTGTTAAAAACATGAAGGAGATATATGGTGCAAGAAGCAGTAAGCTGGAAGAGGTATCAGCCGCAGCAGCTCCTGATTTAGGCTCAGATGCCAATCAAAAATTTGTCACTTTTGTTCCATTGGAGCCCttgtttgatgaattaaaCGATAACCAAGTTAAAATTCCTTGGAGTGAATAA
- the LOC122860788 gene encoding uncharacterized protein LOC122860788: MGIKRELEFEDIAVKKHKGTMETFNKKSDKIYDHNDDHSYAKNIIIDCVNDDCLAEIFMYVPACERLKIALVCKKWKRALNNSWFNVKKLELTYWRYHELPKCLEKYQTSDKKLNFLKSVLDKCGHYLTTLDLTAYGHCNIVPVINDCCPNLMKLKLRFIDIDDAMLFNAFTRLSKLKSLTIIFENMKNKIIPVTLINSLKNVADTLIDLNLLNFVDHLDDSCNYPKEFICVIRQLKFMQIFEVSGIQILKDIYEYLIRNRISFFLNHYFYLAIPPYLSQPLIRIRMLDLKDCCIQDDSLYTIANTIKRLESLIIDSEWITDDGVVALSKMDNLQHIYLHGHSNVTDSSIKLLKNIVRLRVPQSNKITDASVTKLLGNSPNIDYLFFTKTSVTAKFVKKAAEISNNRKRLLELIISSIPDIEQYTSEYFKVDTIENIVEKRKKNGII, translated from the exons ATGGGAATAAAACGTGAATTAGAGTTTGAAGACATCGCAGTAAAAAAACATAAGGGTACCATggaaacatttaataaaaagagtGACAAG atatatgaTCATAATGATGATCATTCCTatgccaaaaatataattattgactgtgttaatgatgattgcttggctgaaatattcatgtatgtACCAGCATGTGAGAGACTTAAAATTGCACTGg tatgcaaaaaatggaaaagagCTCTCAATAATTCATggtttaatgtcaaaaaacttgaattaactTATTGGCGATATCATGAATTACCAAAGtgtttagaaaaatatcaaacgtctgataaaaaattaaattttttaaagtcagTGCTTGATAAGTGTGGTCATTATTTAACAACATTAGACTTGACAGCTTATGGTCATTGTAACATAGTGCCAGTTATTAATGATTGTTGTCCAAACCTCATGAAACTTAAATTAAGATTCATTGATATTGACGATGCAATGTTATTCAATGCATTTACACGTCTATCTAAACTAAAGTCCTTgacaattatatttgaaaatatgaaaaataaaataatacctgtgactttaataaattcattgaaaaacgtTGCTGATACATTGATTGAtctaaatttgttaaatttcgTCGATCACTTGGATGACAGTTGTAATTATCCAAAAGAGTTTATTTGT GTGATTCGTCAACTAAAGTTCATGCAAATTTTTGAAGTTTCTGGTATACAAATTCTTAAGGATATATACGAGTATTTAATAAGAAAtagaatatcattttttttaaaccattaTTTTTACCTTGCAATACCTCCTTATTTGTCACAACCGTTAATTCGTATCAGGATGTTGGATTTAAAAGATTGCTGTATCCAAGATGATAGTTTGTATACTATTGCCAATACCATCAAACGATTAGAATCATTAATTATAGATTCTGAATGGATAACCGATGATGGCGTCGTAGCACTTTCAAAGATGGATAATTTACAACACATTTATTTACACGGTCATAGCAACGTCACTGATTCGTCAATCAAATTACTCAAAAATATAGTAAGATTACGTGTACCACAAAGCAATAAAATAACTGATGCTTCAGTTACGAAACTTCTTGGAAATTCACCAAATATTGACTACCTTTTTTTTACCAAGACAAGTGTGACTGCCAAATTTGTCAAAAAAGCAGcagaaatatcaaataatcgAAAACGACTTTTAGAGTTGATCATTTCATCTATACCTGATATAGAACAATATACATCGGAATATTTTAAAGTAGATACTATTGAAAATATagtagaaaaaagaaaaaaaaatggtataaTTTGA
- the LOC122860790 gene encoding mitochondrial chaperone BCS1 isoform X2, with protein MRETGHVKTKYDFIPSIGTHFFRYKGNWIKVERTREQQTLDLSQGIPWETVQLTAFGSDRSIYFDILEEARQMALKEHEGKTIMYTAMGSEWRPFGHPKKKRPIDSVVLDEGVGDKILKDCREFINNPGWYSDRGIPYRRGYLLYGPPGCGKSSYITALAGELERGICVLNLSERGLTDDRLNHLLAVAPQQTIILLEDVDAAFSSREETKEMKAAYDGLNRVTFSGLLNCLDGVASSEARILFMTTNYLERLDPALVRPGRVDLKEYIGYCNNKQIEKMFLRFYRDQDDTTRQNLAKQFAIDVISHGKNVSPAQIQGYFMFYKNNPEQVINNVSQIWQVETTSQKKT; from the exons ATGAGAGAAACAGGACATGTCAAGacaaaatatgattttattcCAAGTATTGGAACTCATTTCTTcag aTACAAAGGTAATTGGATAAAAGTTGAAAGAACAAGAGAACAACAAACCTTGGATTTATCACAGGGTATACCTTGGGAAACTGTTCAATTAACAGCATTTGGTAGTGATagatcaatttattttgatattcttGAAGAAG caAGACAAATGGCACTTAAAGAACATGAGGGAAAAACAATAATGTACACAGCAATGGGAAGTGAATGGCGACCATTTGGtcatcctaaaaaaaaaagaccaatTGATTCAGTTGTACTTGATGAAGGTGTtggtgataaaatattaaaagattgtcgtgaatttataaataatcctGGATGGTACAGTGATCGag gAATTCCATATAGACGTGGATATTTACTTTATGGACCACCTGGATGTGGTAAATCATCATATATAACAGCACTCGCTGGTGAACTTGAACGTGGTATTTGTGTACTTAATTTATCTGAAAGAGGTTTAACTGATGATAGATTAAATCATTTACTTGCTGTTGCACCAcaacaaacaataattttacttgaagATGTTGATGCAGCATTTAGCAGTCGTGAAGAAACCAAAGaaa tgaaAGCTGCATATGATGGATTAAATAGAGTTACATTTAgtggtttattaaattgtcttgATGGTGTTGCATCATCAGAAGCacgtatattatttatgacaacaaattatttagaaaGATTAGATCCAGCACTTGTTAGACCAGGACGAGTTGATTTAAAAGAATACATTggttattgtaataataaacaaattgaaaaaatgtttttacgaTTTTATCGTGATCAAGATGATACAACACGTCAAAATTTAGCTAAACAATTTGCAATTGATGTTATTAGCCATGGTAAAAATGTTAGTCCAGCACAAATACAAggatattttatgttttataaaaataatccagaaCAAGTTATCAATAATGTATCACAAATATGGCAAGTTGAAACaacatcacaaaaaaaaacataa